The DNA window GGGTTTGCCTGCAAACCCATAAGTGCGCACTAGACAATATTTACTCTGAGACGGCCGGAATTTCAACCTGCCCTCAACGCTTGCTCCACCCTTCGCCGGGTCCGGGATGGCTAATCCCGGTCGGGAGCCACGAGGGGCCGACGCCCTTCGTGAGGCCTGATCGATGGACGGCTGGCAGGCTGTTCCTGAGAGCGGGCCTCTCGGCAAAAAAGGAGGTGGGGAGCCGCGAGCTTTGGTTGTGTTTTCCGGGGACTCGCGGGGCGCATTATGGCAGGGCGCACACTCCCCATTGTGACGGTACCCCCAACAGACGAAAGCATGCATCCGTTCGTTCGAAAAAATAGCTGACCTCAATCCTCAGCCCATCCGCGCAACGGACCGCTACGGGACATACCCGGCAGCAGCGGTGACAAACCCGCTACCGGCGACGTCGTCGGCCGCCACCTGCCAGAGCGGTTTCCAGCCATGACACATGCCGGAGCCTCCGCCCTTCGGTGGGCTGCCTTCCGACTTTGAAACGCCGGTTGGCTCCACCGCATTGCCGCCGGGTGCATCGCCCCGACGCGGCCTATCGGGAACGGGAGGGCAGGAAGATGGTAACCAGATTCATGATCGACGCACTCATCATCGGCACGCTCATCGGCGGGCTGATCCTCTTCAAGGAACGAGCCGCAGAGAGCTTCGCCACCATCCACGATGTCGGGGTCGCTTTAGCTGCCAGCTCTCAACCGGTGGCGATGCACCGGGCCACAGGCACCCTCGGCATTCGCGGCTAGCGGTCGCTATCGCTTCGGTCGTTGCCCGGTGGTCGGGCCAGTGGTTGGACCCGGCCGGTCGGCATCGTCGGCCCGATCCAGGGAGCGGGCAACTTGTGACGCGGCCCAGTCGGCAATCGCATGATCGTCAGACCCCGCTTGCCGGACAACGTCATTGAGTTCGGCATTGCGTTCCTGCCGGTCGCGGGCAAGCGATACGTGTCGGACCGATCCCCGGAGCACGATCTGATGGGCCAGCGATGTGGCTTCCTCCAGAATGAAGTTTTCGACCGTCCGTTCTGCCAGTCGGGCGGCCTCGCCAAGGGTCCAGTAATCGACCGGCTCCACGGCGAGCGTCACAGGAACGAGGTCCGGTTCGCCTGGGTCGTTCTCATCGAACGCGGCTGGACGGCCCTCAAGGGCTCTCTGAAGCCTTCTGAGGGCATTGCCGTACCGATCTCCCAAAGACACCGCCTGCGCCTCCGGAAGGGCTTCCAGACGCCTCGG is part of the Marinibacterium anthonyi genome and encodes:
- the relA gene encoding Bifunctional (p)ppGpp synthase/hydrolase RelA, encoding MSIPFLHTDPTNRPFHPSLEETAALAGHWHAGQVDKAGEPYIRHLMRVSANLRRLFRDASMAECHAAWLHDVLEDTHITADDLLNHGYAPEVVEIVKAVTRDDDDPRSYAERIEALATSGNTAAVRVKIADLTDNADPRRLEALPEAQAVSLGDRYGNALRRLQRALEGRPAAFDENDPGEPDLVPVTLAVEPVDYWTLGEAARLAERTVENFILEEATSLAHQIVLRGSVRHVSLARDRQERNAELNDVVRQAGSDDHAIADWAASQVARSLDRADDADRPGPTTGPTTGQRPKR